A window of Ananas comosus cultivar F153 linkage group 4, ASM154086v1, whole genome shotgun sequence contains these coding sequences:
- the LOC109709345 gene encoding probable aquaporin TIP1-2 encodes MPVSRIAIGAPGEVSQTDALKAALAEFISMLIFVFAGEGSGMAFSKLTNDGSATPAGLIAAALAHAFALFVAVSVGANISGGHVNPAVTFAAFLGGNITLLRGILYWIAQLLGSVVACLLLKFATGGLNTAAFALSANVGAWNAVVFEIVMTFGLVYTVYATAVDPKRGNVGVVAPIAIGFIVGANILAGGAFDGASMNPAVSFGPAVVSWTWSNHWVYWVGPLIGAAIAALVYDVIFIGRDTHEQLPTIDY; translated from the exons atgccGGTGAGTCGGATTGCGATCGGAGCGCCGGGGGAGGTGAGCCAAACGGACGCGCTCAAAGCCGCGCTCGCGGAGTTCATCTCCATGCTCATCTTTGTCTTTGCCGGCGAGGGCTCCGGAATGGCATTTA GCAAGCTCACCAATGACGGATCGGCGACGCCCGCTGGGCTCATTGCGGCTGCTTTGGCGCATGCATTCGCGCTCTTCGTGGCGGTTTCGGTCGGGGCGAACATTTCCGGCGGCCACGTCAACCCTGCGGTTACGTTCGCTGCGTTCCTCGGCGGCAATATAACGCTTCTCCGGGGAATTCTCTATTGGATCGCGCAGTTGCTCGGCTCCGTCGTCGCTTGCTTGCTTCTAAAGTTCGCCACCGGTGGTCTG AACACGGCGGCATTCGCGCTCTCGGCGAACGTCGGCGCGTGGAACGCGGTGGTGTTCGAGATCGTGATGACGTTTGGGCTAGTATACACCGTCTACGCAACCGCAGTCGATCCGAAGAGGGGCAACGTGGGTGTGGTTGCACCGATCGCGATCGGTTTCATTGTCGGGGCGAACATATTGGCGGGCGGAGCGTTCGACGGCGCGTCGATGAACCCCGCTGTGTCGTTCGGGCCTGCAGTCGTGAGCTGGACGTGGAGCAACCACTGGGTCTACTGGGTGGGCCCGCTGATCGGCGCAGCGATCGCGGCTTTGGTTTACGACGTGATCTTTATTGGACGAGACACACACGAGCAGCTCCCAACAATAGATTACTAA
- the LOC109708530 gene encoding transcription factor MYB59-like, whose product MVAAKKGGEIRKGPWTEQEDLQLVWLVGLFGERRWDFLAKVSGLNRTGKSCRLRWVNYLHPGLKRGRMTPQEEELILELHSKWGNRWSRIARKLPGRTDNEIKNYWRTHMRKKAQELRKTSSPSSSSPSSSSSSSTSSSSNTSSASEGPLDAGAEKHECESNTREQSNSSIEEDLKVYPMDQLWNEIAASEPFNNTFSFEEYKNEGVCSTSSGPSMPSPIWEYSTESLWRINDDEEELKMFIPDLAFS is encoded by the exons atggtagCAGCgaaaaaaggaggagagatccGAAAGGGGCCGTGGACGGAGCAGGAGGACCTACAACTGGTATGGCTTGTGGGATTGTTCGGTGAACGTCGTTGGGATTTCTTAGCAAAGGTGTCAG GTCTTAATAGAACAGGAAAGAGCTGCAGGCTCCGCTGGGTGAACTACCTTCACCCCGGCCTCAAACGCGGCCGCATGACTCCTCAGGAAGAAGAGCTCATTCTCGAACTCCACTCTAAATGGGGGAATAG GTGGTCGCGAATAGCTCGAAAACTTCCGGGTCGCACTGATAACGAGATCAAGAACTACTGGAGGACCCACATGAGAAAGAAGGCGCAAGAGCTAAGGAAGACCTCGTCCCCCTCTTCGTCAtcgccctcttcttcttcttcttcctccacctcctcctcgagTAATACTTCCTCAGCCAGTGAAGGCCCCTTAGATGCTGGAGCTGAGAAGCATGAGTGTGAAAGCAATACTAGAGAACAAAGCAACTCATCAATTGAAGAAGATTTGAAAGTGTATCCAATGGATCAACTTTGGAACGAGATCGCAGCATCTGAGCCCTTCAACAATACCTTCAGCTTCGAGGAATATAAGAATGAAGGGGTTTGCAGTACAAGTTCAGGCCCATCAATGCCTTCTCCTATATGGGAGTACTCCACTGAATCTTTGTGGAGGATAaatgatgatgaagaagaactCAAGATGTTTATTCCCGACCTTGCGTTCTCCTAA